From Camelina sativa cultivar DH55 chromosome 7, Cs, whole genome shotgun sequence, one genomic window encodes:
- the LOC104703034 gene encoding probable protein phosphatase 2C 21 (The sequence of the model RefSeq protein was modified relative to this genomic sequence to represent the inferred CDS: added 6 bases not found in genome assembly), which yields MGTYLSSPKTDKLSEDGENDKLGYGLTSMQGWRATMEDAHAAILDLDDKTSFFGVYDGHGGKVVAKFCAKYLHQQVISNEAYKSGDVETSLRRAFFRMDDMMQGQRGWRELAVLGDKMNKFSGMIEGFIWSPRSGDNNNQLDSWPLEDGPHSDFTGPNSGCTACVALIKDKKLFVANAGDSRCVISRKAQAYNLSKDHKPDLEVEKERILKAGGFIHAGRINGSLNLTRAIGDMEFKQNKFLPSEKQMVTADPDVNTIDLCDDDEFLVVACDGIWDCMTSQELVDFIHEQLKSETKLSTVCEKVADRCLAPDTASGEGCDNMTIILVQFKKPIPTETEPEEPKPEPNQDEPSSST from the exons ACATACCTAAGTTCTCCGAAAACTGATAAGTTATCAGAAGATGGTGAGAATGATAAGCTTGGATATGGTTTAACGTCTATGCAAGGTTGGCGTGCTACCATGGAAGATGCG CATGCTGCAATTCTTGATTTGGATGATAAGACATCTTTCTTCGGTGTGTACGATGGCCATGGAG GTAAAGTTGTTGCAAAGTTCTGTGCCAAGTATCTACACCAGCAGGTTATCAGTAATGAAGCATATAAATCTGGAGACGTAGAGACATCTCTTCGAAGAgcattttttag AATGGATGACATGATGCAAGGACAAAGAGGTTGGCGAGAGTTAGCTGTACTCGGTGACAAGATGAATAAATTTAGTGGCATGATAGAAGGATTTATATGGTCACCAAGAAGCGGTGACAACAATAACCAGCTCGATAGTTGGCCTCTTGAGGat GGTCCTCATTCTGATTTCACGGGACCAAATTCTGGGTGCACAGCATGTGTAGCTCTTATTAAAGATAAGAAGCTCTTTGTTGCGAATGCTGGTGACTCACGTTGTGTGATATCAAGGAAGGCTCAGGCTTACAATCTTTCTAAAGATCACAAGCCTGATCTTGAAGTTGAAAAAGAAAGGATATTGAAAGCTGGTGGCTTCATTCACGCTGGTCGAATCAATGGAAGCTTGAATCTGACAAGAGCCATTG gTGACATGGAATTCAAGCAGAATAAGTTTTTACCATCTGAAAAGCAAATGGTTACTGCTGATCCAGATGTAAACACT ATTGACctatgtgatgatgatgaatttctTGTTGTTGCATGCGATGGAATATG GGATTGTATGACTAGCCAGGAACTAGTGGACTTTATCCATGAACAGTTAAAATCT GAAACAAAACTTTCCACGGTATGCGAAAAAGTTGCTGATAGATGTTTGGCTCCAGACACTGCGAGTGGTGAAGGTTGTGATAATATGACCATCATCTTGGTTCAATTCAAGAAGCCTATCCCAACCGAGACGGAACCAGAAGAACCCAAACCAGAACCAAACCAGGATGAGCCGAGCTCGTCAACCTAG
- the LOC104703035 gene encoding phospholipid hydroperoxide glutathione peroxidase 1, chloroplastic, whose product MVSMTASSSYAPFSTVFNSLRPNSSSTFVIPSFKFSTGVSNFANLSNGFSLKSPINPGFLFKSRPFSVQARAAAEKTVHDFTVKDIDGNDVALNKFKGKVMLIVNVASRCGLTSSNYSELSHLYEKYKSQGFEILAFPCNQFGGQEPGSNPEIKQFACTRFKAEFPIFDKVDVNGPSTAPIYEFLKSNAGGFLGGLIKWNFEKFLIDKKGKVVERYPPTTSPFQIEKDIQKLLAA is encoded by the exons ATGGTTTCTAtgactgcttcttcttcttacgcaCCATTCTCTACAGTCTTCAACAGTTTGAGACCCAATTCATCTTCAACCTTTGTCATCCCTTCCTTCAAATTCTCCACCGGAGTATCCAATTTCGCGAATCTGAGTAATGGGTTTTCTCTAAAATCCCCGATTAATCCTGGGTTCCTCTTCAAGTCTCGTCCTTTCAGTGTTCAAGCTAGAGCTGCTGCTGAGAAGACCGTTCACGATTTCACCGTTAAG GACATTGATGGGAATGATGTTGCTTTGAACAAATTCAAGGGGAAAGTTATGTTGATCGTCAATGTCGCTTCAAGATG TGGTCTCACATCATCAAATTACTCAGAGCTATCACATCTGTATGAGAAATACAAGAGCCAAG GATTTGAGATTCTAGCTTTTCCCTGCAATCAGTTTGGTGGCCAAGAGCCTGGGTCAAATCCCGAGATCAAACAATTCGCTTGCACCCGGTTTAAAGCAGAGTTCCCTATATTTGATAAG GTTGACGTGAATGGACCGAGCACAGCGCCCATCTACGAATTCTTGAAATCAAACGCAGGAGGATTCTTAGGTGGTCTCATTAAATGGAACTTTGAGAAGTTCTTAATTGATAAAAAGGGAAAGGTAGTTGAGAGGTACCCTCCCACTACATCCCCTTTCCAAATCGAG AAAGACATCCAGAAGTTGCTTGCCGCTTAA
- the LOC104703033 gene encoding early nodulin-like protein 1: protein MASSSSSLPLAIFSFIFLCSLAAANEVTVGGKSGDWKIPPSSSYSFTEWAQKARFKVGDFIVFRYEAGKDSVLEVTKEAYNSCNTTNPLANYTDGETKVKLDRSGPFYFISGANGHCEKGQKLSLVVISPRHSVISPAPSPGEFEDGPALAPAPTSGSVRLGGGYVGLGLVLGLWAWF from the exons atggcttcttcttcatcttcgctTCCCCTAGctatcttctccttcatcttcttatgCTCTCTCGCCGCTGCAAATGAAGTCACCGTCGGTGGTAAATCCGGTGACTGGAAGATCCCTCCTTCCTCTTCTTACTCCTTCACCGAGTGGGCTCAAAAAGCTCGCTTCAAAGTCGGCGACTTTATCG ttttcCGGTACGAAGCTGGTAAAGACTCGGTTTTGGAAGTAACTAAAGAAGCTTACAACAGCTGCAACACCACGAACCCTTTGGCTAACTACACCGACGGAGAGACCAAGGTGAAATTGGACAGGTCTGGTCCGTTTTACTTCATTAGTGGAGCTAATGGTCACTGTGAGAAAGGTCAGAAGCTGAGCCTCGTCGTGATCAGTCCTCGTCACAGTGTCATCTCTCCTGCTCCTTCTCCGGGTGAGTTTGAAGATGGTCCAGCTTTGGCTCCAGCTCCTACAAGTGGCTCAGTTAGGCTTGGTGGCGGTTATGTTGGGTTAGGTCTTGTTCTTGGTCTATGGGCTTGGTTCTAA